From the Sphingobacteruim zhuxiongii genome, the window TCATCACCATATAGTCCATTTGGACCCGCGTTCGCATTTCCACCTGCCTCAGACGCACGGATAGCACTAATATCGAAGCTAACCATATCCGCAGATCTTATGATGGGTTCCGCTTGATCCAATTTACCTGAAAAAGCCCCTAAGCGCAAAGCGCTAAAAAACAGCTTATCATACATATTGATCGATTCTTTGCTCACCAAATATGTCTGATAGCCAATATTGCTTAGGTTAAAAAGATAATCTGGTTGGTGTAGAATGATATGATTCAGAAAAGTATTTGAATTTAGACTGGTATTTTCACTATAGTCCTGATCTAAATCGAATTTTGAATCAATGATAGCGACTTCAACCCGCTGCTCTAGATTTTCGTAGGCAGTATATTGTGCATAAGTCAAATCATGCCCTCCTCCAATAAGGATCGGTAGGATATCATGTTTGATTAATTCCTCTAAGACTAATTTAACCGCAACGTAAGTATCCTTTATTGTTGCACCTGCTCTGATGTTTCCTAAATCAACAACCTTAACCGGGTAATCGCCTTGATAAAGTTCATATAAATGGCGTCGAACTTGATTTGCTCCTTTAGCAGCCCCCTTGTTATTCACTGCAGCACGATCTTCCTCTATTCCGATGATGGCCATATTAGGCTTTTCATCGGCATCAAAGAGCTCAGGAAAACTATCGATATATTTTTCGATGGTCTTACCAAACTGAGAATTATAGTAAGTCGTTTCTTCACCTAGATCAGCTAGGGAGATGGGGCTTAGAAAGTCTGCTAATGTCATATATTGCGCTATTGCTGAAAGTATTTGTTTCTACTTCCTTGGATTTTAACAAAGATGCATTTAATAAATAAAAATTACTATGATGAATTTATCAACAAAAAGTTAGGAAGTCTGTTCTTTAAAGAGAATTCCCGGATAAAATAATTACTCGAAAGTCAGAGGTACGTCCCAAAAGGACTTGCATAGGACTATTCAATAGATTATCTTTGAGTTCAGTAATTTTCAACAATAAGTTAGGCGTGATTTTAGTTACAGGTGGCACAGGATTTTTAGGTTCAACAGTTTTAAAACACCTTATTGACGGCGGTGAGAGTATTATAGCATTAAAACGTGCTACTTCAATTATTCCCGACCACTTAAAGTCCTCTTCTTTAATACAATGGGTAGATGCAGATATTACTGATTATTTTGCGCTGGAAGATATATTCCCTACTATCCAACAGGTATACCACTGTGCCGCGAAAATCTCTAATCATAAGGAAGACGCACAGGAAATGTTTCAAACAAACATTGAAGGCACTAAACACATCGTCAATCTATCCTTGCTATATCAAGTTCGTTTAGTTCATGTAAGTTCGATCGCTGCCTTAGGCACGAATAAACTCGGACTACCCGTTAAAGAAACTGACAAATGGGAATACAACCGAAAAACTTCTAACTATACCCAGGCGAAATACGACAGCGAAATGGAAGTATGGCGTGGTATTGTTGAAGGGTTAAATGCTGTTATCGTCAATCCTTCAATCATTATGGGAGTTGGTCCTGGAGAAAATGGCTCAAGAAGTATCTTTGAAGTTGTAAAAAAAGGTAACAAGATTTATCCATTAGGATCTGTTGGTGTTGTAGACGTCGATGATGTCGCACAAATAATGATCAAGTTGATGAACAGCAATATCTCTGGTGAACGTTTCATCCTTAATTCCGAAAACATAAGTAATCAAGCATTACTTACCAAAATAAGCGATTACATGCAGAAGCCTCGGCCGAGTATTGCTGCTAGTCGTATGCTTCTTTCGATGGCCTGGCGACTTTCGAAACTAGCATCTTATATAAATGGTAAGCGACCGACCTTAACCAAGGATGCGGCAAGAGCAGCCAATAAAAAGCTTGAATATGACAACTCTAAGATTACTAAGACGCTAGGTATTACATTCAAACCTTTGGATACGACCTTGAAAGAAGTAATCGACACCTATTACTCGAAAACAATCTAAACAACAACAAAAACCGTGAAAAATTACTACATCATTGACTTCGACAGCACATTTACGCAAGTTGAAGCTCTAGACGAATTAGCACGAATTTCATTAGAAAACAATCCCAATAGGGAGGCTATCTACGAGGAAATAGAACGTTTTACCAACCTAGCTATGGAAGGTAAGATTTCATTTCGTGAGAGTCTTGCAGGGCGTGTAAAATTATTGGAAGCAAATCGCGATCACCTAGCTAAATTAATTGTGCATTTGAAGAAGAAGGTTTCCAAATCCTTCAGCCGTAACAAGGAGTTCTTCAAGGACAATTCAGATACTGCTTGGATTGTATCCGGTGGATTTAAAGAGTTTATTACGCCAGTAGTAATGCCTTATCATATTAAAAAGGAAAACATCTATGCCAATACTTTCAAATTTGATGAAGAAGGGAATATTGTCGGTTATGACGAACACAATCCACTTTCCGATGAAGGGGGTAAGGTTAAGCTCTTAAAACAATTAGAAATTCAGGGCCGCATATTCGGTATAGGTGACGGTTACTCTGACTTCCAATTGAAAGAATCCGGATTGATTGAAAAATTCTATGCATTCACTGAAAATATAGCAAGACAGTCTGTTACTGATAAGGCAGATCATATTGCACCTAGTTTTGATGAATTTTTATACGTAAATGACCTACCAAGAGCTATCTCTTACCCTAAGAATCGCATATTATGTCTTATTGTAGGTGATGTTCCTGAAATTGCTGCTCATATCTTAAAAAGAGATGGATTCTCAATCCGTGTAAAGGAAACGTTTGAAGAGAAATATACAAAAGATGTCGGAATGATCTTATTAGGTTCAGATATCAGTATTTCTGACGATCAATTGGCAAGGGCAGATAAGCTGAAAACCATTGGTTTTTTAGGCGATGTTAAAGGACATGTTTCAAAAACAATCTGTAATGAAAAAGGGATTGTTGTATTCGATGATAAGAAATTGAAGAAAAGGAACTCTGAATTTATACCACGTCGTATGGCAGATTTCATTAATAATGGAGATACAGATCAAAGCCGTAACTTCCCTAATATGTTATTACCAAAGCTTACGCGTGCGCATCGCTTACTGCATATTCACAAGAACGTTCCAGGAATCATGGCACAAATAAACAATGTGTATGCAGAGAATAACATTAATATATTCTCACAGTTCTTAATGACACGTGGTGATATCGGTTATGCAGTTACCGACATTGATGCCGCATATGACAAAAAGATTCTGAAGCAGTTGAAGCAAATTGAAAATACGATAAAATTTAGAATACTTTACAAGTAAAAAATAAAGGGGCTTTCCAATCGGATAGCCCCTCTTTTTTAACCATTTCTAGTTAAGGTTATATGAATGAATCTTCCTTCTATGATTCTCGAACTTTAAGAAAGAACGTGTCTAAAAAGCTAGTGTTAATCTTTTGACCAATAATCTATATCATTAGCCAGTTATATGCTTGATTAAGCATTACAGGGAGTAAATAACGAAATTGAGTTAATCATAGCTTCTTAGACAACGTAATTTCCATTATGTTAGAGATCTACGATCTGTTACTCCATCAACTTTTCAATGCAAGCATTTAAGTTACCTTACGTTAATAAAACGTGCAATGCAGGGCTAAATTATTTAGATAGAGATCCAATTTGCAATTTGTGGACTATATTAGCCTAGTAAATAAAATGTTTTACCTGGAGTAAACAGCAAATCGATCGGTACATCCCATTCGTTTACATCCTCAATAATTTCCACAGGTTCAAAATATGCGATCCCTAATTTGATAACTTCCGCTTTACAGGTTGCCAGAAAACGATCGTAAAAACCTTTCCCATAGCCCACACGGTTACCCTTAATGTCAACCAACAACAACGGAGTCAACACGGCATCAATTTCCTTAGCCTCGATTTCTTTTGCTCCGCTAGGCTCTGGAATACCCCAGTCATTAACCAAAAGCACAGTGTCCGGTTCAAGTTGATAATGTCGAAGCTCATTGGTTTGAAAGTTGGATATGGAAGTTACCAAATTGATTTCTGGATATTGCTTCCAAATCCACTTAATAAACGGCCATGTATTGTATTCTTTAAATTTTTCGATAGCTAGATACAGATGTAGATAGCGAATACTTGTCCAATCGTATTGCTGCAGTTGTTCCAAAAGTTGATGATCCATTAAGGTCAATTCATCTTTTGTTAAGGAATTACGTTTCGCTTTATAGATCTCTCTTAATTCTTGCTTCTTCATCATTATCAAAAAAAACGGCCTTGAAGCTGGAGAGCTAACAAGACCGAATAATCAACCTAAACCTAAATATTATTTTACACGTTCGATGTAATCTCCGGTACGTGTGTCAACTTTAACTTTATCACCTTGATTAATAAACAAAGGCACATTGATTTCAACCCCTGTCTCCACAGTTGCTTTTTTCAAGGCATTTGTTGATGTATCACCTTTCACCGCTGGCTCTGTGTAAGTAATCTCTAATTCCACGTTTTGAGGAGCTTGCGCCATAATAGGCTCATCACTTTCAAAAGCAACAATTACATTCATACCTTCTTTTAAGAAACGAGCAGTACCACCAAATAGCAATTTAGGAATATTGAATTGTTCGTAGGTCTCATTATCCATCACCACGAAAAAGTCTGCATCATCATATAAATATTGGTAGTCATTAGTCTCTACACGTGCAATTTCAACCTCTTCATCGGTTCTAAATCTGTATTCCACTAATTTACCGGTCTTCACATTACGCATCCTAGCTTGGTAGAATGCACGTAAGTTTCCTGGTGTACGGTGGATAAACTCCTCTACCGTTACTAATTCACCATTAAAACGAAGGACGTTCCCATTCTTTACGTCTGAAGCTTTTGCCATAGTCTATATAAATTATTGGTCACAAAAATATAAAAAGTAACCCAAATTGTCTATTTAAAATCCATTATTTCAAGATATGCGTTGCAAAATGCATACTCATGTTCTTGATTGGATCCAATGATTAACAGGCGATCTTTTGAAGTAGCTTCAACAAGATCTAAATACCAACGTTCACCTTCCTTGTCCAAATTACTTGTAGGCTCATCGAGAAAAAGAATCTGACTATTCGCACAACAAGCTAAAACCAATTTAACACGCTGTTTCATCCCCGAAGAAAAATGACGAATTTCCTTTTGGAAAACCTGTGAACCAAAGCCCAAACGTTCTTTGACAAGCTCCATGTTAAATCCTTCCAAATAAGGTTTAAATTTAAAGTGAAAATCAATCAGCTCAAGCAGAGTAAACTCTTCTATCATTTCGACATAAGGAGCCGCAATACCGGTATGTTGGTAAATATCTTCTACATCAATTGGAGAATTCACTGAATGATAGGCCAACGTCCCTTCGCTCGGGGTTAAAGATCCAGATAATACTTTTAATAAAGTAGATTTACCCGATCCATTAGGACCTAAAATAGCATAACGATTTCCAAAAGAAAAGGTATAATCGACATGCCTAAAAATCCATTCTCGATTATACCTTCTACCAATATCTTGTAGAGTTATTTTCAAATAATCACAATATAAATTAAATGCCTGATCGACCTTGTCCAAAGCCCTTCACAACACCACGGTTGGATGCTCTAACAAAACCTAAAATTTCATCTCTTAATTCCGTTGCCTCGAATTCAGCTTCAACGATATCTAAGGCTTTACCTAAGTTACTATGTTGAACAAACAACACGCGGTAAATGTTTTGAATTTCATTGATTTGCTCATTGCTGTAGCCTCTTCTTCTCAAACCAACAGAATTGATTCCTGCGTAAGATATTGGCTCACGCGCAGCTTTAATATACGGAGGAACATCCTTCCGAACGAGCGTACCACCCGTCACAAAAGCATGTGAACCGATCTTACAAAACTGGTGTACCGCAACCATACCTGCTAATACCACATAGTCTCCTACAGTGATATGTCCGGCAAGTGTACTTGAATTTGAAAAAATACAATTGTCGCCGATAAAACAGTCATGTGCGATGTGGCTGTAAGCCTGAATCAAACAGTTCTTTCCGATTACCGTTTTAAAACGATCTTTCGTTCCTCTATTGATTGTAACACACTCGCGAATGGTCGTATTATCACCAATTTCCGCTGTGGTAACTTCACCTTCAAATTTTAAATCTTGAGGTTCACCAGAAATAACCGCCCCTGGGAATATTCTACAATTCTTGCCGATGCGTGCACCATTCATGATGGTCACGTTCGAGCCAATCCAAGATCCCTCGCCGATTACCACATCTTTGTGGATCGTGCTGAAAGGTTCAATGACAACATTCTGTGCTATTTTCGCCTCAGGATGTATATATGATAAGGGTTGAATCATTACTTTATTATTATCCTTTTACCTTCACGATTTGAGCCATTAATTCAGCCTCACTCACCACTTTGTCGCCAACCATTCCAACACCTTTCATACGCGCAATACCGCGACGAATGGGCTCTAACAACTCACAAGTGAAGATAACTGTATCACCAGGGACAACTTGATTCTTGAATCTTGCATTTTCAATCTTCAGGAACAAGGTCAACCAGTTTTCCGGATCAGGTACCGTATTTAAAACCAAAATTCCTCCTGTTTGTGCCATTGCTTCAATTTGCAAGACTCCAGGAAATAATGGCGCACCAGGGAAATGCCCCATAAATAAGTCCTCATTCATCGTCACATTCTTTAAACCAACGACGTTCGTTTCAGAAAGCTCTAAAATCTTGTCGATCATTAAGAATGGTTGACGGTGCGGAAGGATATTCATAATCTGAACCGTGTCATATACCGGAGGCGTATTCGGATCATAAACTTTCACGTGTTTTTTGTTCTTCTCGCGCTTCATCTGTGCCTTAATACGTTTTGCAAATGCCACATTTGCAGCGTGTCCAGGACGAGCCGCCATAATATGTCCTTTAATCGGCTTGCCAACTAGGGCTAAATCACCAATCATATCTAACAATTTATGACGAGCAGGCTCATTTTGATGACGAAGAGAAATATTATTTAAGATACCTTCTTGAGCAACCTCCACGCGTTTATGGAACAACACCTGTAGTTTCTCTAATTCGCTATCTTCAATTTCCTTATCAACAATGACAATGGCATTTGACAAATCACCACCTTTAATTAGGTTTTGACTAACTAAAGCTTCTAGTTCATGTAAGAAACAGAATGTACGAGATGAAGCAATTTCTTTACTAAACTCATCAATATTAGTAATCGAAGCATGTTGGCTTCCCAATACTGGCGAGTTAAAATCAATCATACAAGTGATACGGTATCCATCAACAGGCATTGCGACGATTTCTACTTTATTCTCGGCGTCGTTGTAATGAATATTATCGGTTACTTCAAAATAATCACGATCAGCGTCTTGATCTTGAAAACCAACCTCTTGTATTTTATCAATAAAGATCGCTGAGCTACCATCTAAAATTGGTACTTCAGGACCATCAATTTCAATCAATACGTTATCCAACTGCAAACCAACTAGAGCGGCCATTAAGTGCTCTATTGTACTTACAGATGCTCCATTTTGCGAAATGGTTGTTCCCCTAGCTGTGTTTGTTACATTATCTGCATCGACATTCACAACAGGCTGACCATCTAAATCCACACGTTTAAATTTATACCAGTGATTTTCCGGAGCAGGCTTCAATGTAAGTTGCACTTGCTTTCCCGTGTGCAACCCAACACCTGAAAATTCAACATCGGATTTAATGGTTCTTTGTTTAACGTTCATATCTATCATTATAGTTTTGCGTAATTCGGGTAAAGTTAGGGATTATTTTTATCTTTTAATTGCTTCTCGAGTTGCGCTAATCGACGTTCTAGCTCCGGTAATTTGGAATACAGGACTTGCGAACGCAATTCATTATTATATGGAAATGCAGGACTTCCACCCCACTTTTTATTCTCTTCTACGATTGATCGGTTAATCCCAGATTGCGCTTGTACTTGCGTACCTTTTGCAATGCTAATATGACCAACTACACCAACCTGTCCTCCCAGTATAACGTGTTCTCCAATCTTAGTGCTACCTGAAACTCCAGTTTGTGCAGCTATTACTGTATTTTGCCCAATTTCCACGTTATGAGCAATTTGAATTAAGTTATCTAGCTTGACACCATTACGAATGACAGTCGATCCCATCGTTGCACGATCGACAACTGTATTGGCACCAACCTCCACTAAATCTTCAATTATTACATTCCCGATTTGAGGAATCTTGTCATAAGTACCATCTTCTTTCGGAGCAAAACCAAAGCCATCGCTTCCAATCACCGCACCTGAATGAATGATAACAGACTTCCCAATAACACAATCTTCGTATACTTTAGCTCCAGGAAAAAGGATAGATCCATCGCCTATTTGTACATTATCGCCAATATAAACTTGTGGATAAATTTTCACCCTATCCCCTAATTTGACATTCTTCCCGATATAGGCAAAAGCACCAATATAAGGAGATTCGCCGATCTGAGCACTTTCATGGATATGTACACATTCGTCAATACCCTTACGCTCATTGCGGAGTTCACTATATAATTTAAGCAATTCGGTAAAAGCAGAGTATGCGTTCTTAACACGAATTAAAGTTGATTTTACGGGCTTTTGTAAGACTAAATCCTCGTTGATGACAATAATACCAGCTTCGATTTCATAGATGAAATGCTCGTATTTAGGATTTGCCAAAAAGGTTAGGCTCGAGGAGTTGGACTCCTCAATTTTGGAAAGTGTATCTACCAATACGGCAGGATTCCCTTCCACTGTTCCCTTCAATAATGTTGCTATCTGTTCAGCGGTAAATTGCATTGGGTAATTATGTGTTATTTTTTTAACAATCTTCGAGCATCTCTATATTTACATACCCTATTTCTTTAGGATAAGTCACAGCATATTTCTCTACGCGTTTCGCCAACGCCTCTATGTTAGATAAATCAGATGCCTCGGCTATATCACATAGGCGACCATCCTTCTCTAACACTCGAATACTGTTTACTAAACTGTCGTAAGCACTATTTACAACAACCTGTTCATATAAAAAATAGCCTAAATCTTTCTCTTCTATATCAAACTTGTCTAGAATCCGTTCCTTTATTTCCTCCAAAAATTGCGGCGGAAACGCTGTTTTGCTCATCTCTGTCCTAAACAATTCGCGATGAATAATTTTTGAACATAAAAAGCTTAGAATCGGATCTTCATGGTCTGCCCAAATCTTAATTGCCGACATAATATCGGTGTCATCTAGACGGGTAAACCAAGTCAAATGCGACTCATTCTCAAGAAAGGTATCCCTGTTGATTTGATTCTTCAGGAAATGAGCTAATGCGGGTGTTGCAAACAAGCTAAACCCCTTATTACTTAACTCTTTTGCTCGGGCCAATGCTTTGATCATCATCTGTTCGGCACTAATAACCGTTTTATGCAGATAAACTTGCCAATACATTAACCTACGTGCAATCAAAAACTTCTCTACTGAGTAGATTCCTTTACTCTCTACAACCAATTCATTGTCCTTTACGTTCAACATCTTGATTATCCGATCGAAAGAAATCACCCCCTCTGATACACCAGTAAAAAAGCTATCCCTATTTAAATAATCCATCCGATCAGTATCAAGTTGCCCAGAAACCAATTGATGTAAAAATTTGCGATGATACTTATTATTAAATATGGTAATAGCCAAGTCTAAACGGCCATCAAATTCCTTATTTAATTTATCCATTAATAGAGCCGAGATGATTTCATGTGAAACTCCTTCGACTAAGGTATGCTCCAATGAATGCGAAAAAGGACCATGTCCGACATCATGGAGCAAAATAGCGGCTAAAACCGCTTCCTCTTCTTCAACAGAGATCGCTACATCTTTGCCACGAAGCGTTTCTATTGCAAGACCCATCAAATGCATCGCGCCAATGACATGCTGAAAACGTGTATGCAATGCCCCTGGATATACTAAATGTGTCATGCTTACCTGCTTTATATAGCGTAAGCGCTGTAGAAACGGGTGTTGTATGATGTCGTAAATGAATCCCGACGGAATTGTTACAAATCCGTACACCGGGTCATTTATTATTTTCTTCTTATTCAAGTGACTAATAACTAGATCTTTAAAGCACCTAGAATTTACAATATACCATATACTACTAGGCTAAGATACGTGCAAAGATACATAGATGGTACTTAATTAATGTTAAAAAAAACGCAAAAAAGACAGTTTTAAGACCTTTTCCACCATTATCCTTTAAATATAATTCTTAAAATTTATTTTCGAGTCTAGCCTGAGTAGATAAATGCCCAAAAAAAATGAAAATGCAACCGATTGATTTAACCTAGATTTTAAATCCAACTACCTATATTTCCATGGAATTAAACTACTAATTAATTTCTGCCAACAATTTTCTGTTTTTTCTTGAACTTCCTTCCGAATCAAGAAGTTAATTTCCTCGCTTAATGTTAAGCAAAGTTAATATTCGCTTATTCGATAAAAAAAAGGCGTAAATTAGCGATAATAATCAGGAAACTTCCATGCAAAAAACACATATACTTTGGGCTGATGATGAAATCGAGTTCTTGAAACCTCATATTTTATTATTAGAACAGAAAGACTATAAAGTTAAAACGGTAAACAACGGATCTGACGCGGTCGAAGCCTTCAAAAATGAGCCTTTTGATTTAGTATTCTTGGATGAAAACATGCCTGGTCTAACTGGTCTTGAGACATTGAACATCTTAAAATCTATTAATCCTTCGATTCCAACAGTTTTAGTGACTAAAAACGAAGAAGAACATTTAATGGAAGATGCTATTGGCGCCAAGATTGATGATTACTTGATTAAACCGGTCAATCCTAAGCAGATTCTGCTCACAATAAAAAAATTCACTGAAAACAGACGTTTGGTTAGCGAACGAACTTCCATGGCCTACCAGCAGGATTTTCGACAACTAGGTATGCGAATGAACGATGACCTCGACCATAATGAGTGGGTCGAAGCATACAAAAAGCTATTATACTGGGAGCTATCATTGGAGAAACTCGAAGATGCAGGCATGCACGAAATATTGACCATGCAAAAATCCGATGCGAATCTACTATTCTCAAAATTTATTGAGAAAAACTACCTCAATTGGATGAAGAACCCAGATAACGGCCCGACTTTATCTCATCAACTGTTTAAAAAGAAGGTATTCCCAAAAATGGAAGCAGAAAAACCGACCTTCTTTTTCCTGATTGACAATTTAAGGTACGATCAGTGGAAGGTCATCAATGAAGTCATTTCTGATTATTACCGCGTCGAAGAGGAAGATAGTTATTATAGCATTCTCCCGACTGCAACGCAATATGCGCGAAACGCCATCTTCTCAGGTTTAACGCCATTGGAAATGGAAAAAAGATTCCCCAAAGAATGGCAAAATGACGACGACGAGGGCGGAAAAAACCTCTATGAGGATGTTTTCCTAGCCGATCAAGTTAAGCGGATTTACCGCCGTGATATAAAACATAGCTATACTAAGGTCATCACACTCGAGCAAGGACGAGAAGTTTTAGAAAACATTAACAAGCATATGCAAATTGATTTAAACGTATTCGTTTACAATTTTGTTGATATGCTGTCGCATGCGCGAACAGATATGGCTATGATTCGAGAGCTGGCGAATGATGAAGCCGCTTATCGATCATTGACCTTATCTTGGTTTGAGCATTCACCTCTGCTAGAAGTACTAAAATGGTTGTCTCAAAAAAATGTACGTGTGATTATTACGACAGACCATGGTACGATACGCGTACGCAAACCAAGCAAGATTATTGGCGACCGAAATACCAATAGTAATTTACGCTACAAACAAGGTAAAAACCTCAATTTTATAGACAAGGATGTCTTTATGATTAAGAATCCGCTCGATGCGCAACTTCCACGCATAAATGTGAGTTCAACATTTGTATTCGCCAAAGAGGACACCTACTTTGTGTACCCAAATAATTATAATCATTTCGTTAATTACTTTGGCGGAACCTTTCAACATGGGGGAATTTCACTTGAAGAAATGATTATTCCATTTATTACGTATTCGCCAAAAGCTTTTTAGCGCTACAGCGGTTTAATCCAAAAATTTATAAATGCATTTTTTGAATTAACTTCAAGAATTGAGATTTTCACTAAAGTGATTCCATCTTTATTCTTGAAGTGTTCGGAAAGCCTTCCAATGATTTTCTCTTTTCAATCATCCTAAAGATACTTTCCCCTATCACAAAGCAAAAAAAGCCGATATAGAAAAACAATTTCTCGTTTTTCTTTTAACAAACCAATCTACAATCGTACAGCTTGGATGATGTCTTTCTTAATCTACTTCCCTTTCACCTCCCTTTCAAACCCAATTCAAACCCCTTTCTTAACCAATCGTATTCGGACATGCAAAGCAATTGATTCGGAATTGGTTCGGTTCGCCGCACTACCATTTGTAAGAAAATACTAAGCGTTATTTATTAATATTTCTCTAATTTTGGACATGGAATATTTGGTAAACTCGACAGATGATCTATCTGCAGCCGCTCAATGGCTGTTGAATCAAAAACCTAACTCGAAAATCTTTCTCTTTCATGGCCAAATGGGTGCTGGAAAAACAACATTCATTAAAGCAATTTGCGAACAGTTGAATGTAGAAGACAGTACATCAAGTCCCACTTTTTCCATTGTAAATGAATATCAATCGACCAACGGAAAGATTTATCACTTCGATTTCTATCGATTAAAGGATGAACAAGAGGCCTATGATTTAGGCTACGAGGAATATTTTTACTCGGATGCCTACTGCTTTATCGAGTGGCCAGAAAAAATTCCAAGCATAATTCCTTTAGATGCGATTAATGTTGAAATTGAAGTCATTGATAGTCAGAGCCGAAACATAAAAATCAAATAATTTTCTTTCCTGCTGCAACCCTTTCCGCGCCATTGGCGTCTTTATAATAAACCGAACATCAATTGGAGCCAGAGAAAATTATACATATTTGGGATCGCTGTAAAAACAACGATCGTAAAGCACAGGCTGAACTGTATCAGCTCTTCGCGCCAAAAATGTATGCTATCTGTCTACGATATGCTCGAGATACTTTTGAAGCTGAGGACATGCTTCAACAAGGTTTTATTAAGGTGTTCACAAAAAGTGCACTTTTTGATGGCACAGGCGTTCTTGAAGGGTGGATTCGTAGAATCATGGTGAATACTGCAATTGAAAGCTATAGAAAGAATAAATTAAGTTTTATTTCTACCGATCAGGTTTCAACGACAGAGCTAGCTGGACATGCGAGCCTCCAACTCAACAATTTGGATTATAAAGACCTATTGAGGTTGATTAAAGATTTGCCTTTAGGCTATAAAACGGTCTTTAATCTCTATGCAATAGAAGGATATAATCACCGAGAAATTGCGGAATTGCTTCAGATATCGGAAGGAAATTCAAAGTCTCAATTGTCGAGAGCGAGGCAGTGGCTTCGAGAACGCATATTAAAAATGGAGGAACTAGGCATATGAAAGATCAAGAATTAGATGACTTGTTTGCCAAGCGCTTAAG encodes:
- a CDS encoding formimidoylglutamase; the encoded protein is MTLADFLSPISLADLGEETTYYNSQFGKTIEKYIDSFPELFDADEKPNMAIIGIEEDRAAVNNKGAAKGANQVRRHLYELYQGDYPVKVVDLGNIRAGATIKDTYVAVKLVLEELIKHDILPILIGGGHDLTYAQYTAYENLEQRVEVAIIDSKFDLDQDYSENTSLNSNTFLNHIILHQPDYLFNLSNIGYQTYLVSKESINMYDKLFFSALRLGAFSGKLDQAEPIIRSADMVSFDISAIRASEAGGNANAGPNGLYGDEACQLARYAGMSDKCSSVGFYEYNPSFDPMGQTAMLISQMIWCFVDGYYGRKKDAPMYPKSNYMIYRTTLEAEDYELVFVKSKKSDRWWMQVPYFGSKSVNERFYLVPCRYEDYQLAVSGEMPDLWWKTHQKLQ
- a CDS encoding NAD-dependent epimerase/dehydratase family protein — its product is MSSVIFNNKLGVILVTGGTGFLGSTVLKHLIDGGESIIALKRATSIIPDHLKSSSLIQWVDADITDYFALEDIFPTIQQVYHCAAKISNHKEDAQEMFQTNIEGTKHIVNLSLLYQVRLVHVSSIAALGTNKLGLPVKETDKWEYNRKTSNYTQAKYDSEMEVWRGIVEGLNAVIVNPSIIMGVGPGENGSRSIFEVVKKGNKIYPLGSVGVVDVDDVAQIMIKLMNSNISGERFILNSENISNQALLTKISDYMQKPRPSIAASRMLLSMAWRLSKLASYINGKRPTLTKDAARAANKKLEYDNSKITKTLGITFKPLDTTLKEVIDTYYSKTI
- a CDS encoding HAD-IB family phosphatase, translated to MKNYYIIDFDSTFTQVEALDELARISLENNPNREAIYEEIERFTNLAMEGKISFRESLAGRVKLLEANRDHLAKLIVHLKKKVSKSFSRNKEFFKDNSDTAWIVSGGFKEFITPVVMPYHIKKENIYANTFKFDEEGNIVGYDEHNPLSDEGGKVKLLKQLEIQGRIFGIGDGYSDFQLKESGLIEKFYAFTENIARQSVTDKADHIAPSFDEFLYVNDLPRAISYPKNRILCLIVGDVPEIAAHILKRDGFSIRVKETFEEKYTKDVGMILLGSDISISDDQLARADKLKTIGFLGDVKGHVSKTICNEKGIVVFDDKKLKKRNSEFIPRRMADFINNGDTDQSRNFPNMLLPKLTRAHRLLHIHKNVPGIMAQINNVYAENNINIFSQFLMTRGDIGYAVTDIDAAYDKKILKQLKQIENTIKFRILYK
- a CDS encoding 5-formyltetrahydrofolate cyclo-ligase — protein: MMKKQELREIYKAKRNSLTKDELTLMDHQLLEQLQQYDWTSIRYLHLYLAIEKFKEYNTWPFIKWIWKQYPEINLVTSISNFQTNELRHYQLEPDTVLLVNDWGIPEPSGAKEIEAKEIDAVLTPLLLVDIKGNRVGYGKGFYDRFLATCKAEVIKLGIAYFEPVEIIEDVNEWDVPIDLLFTPGKTFYLLG
- the efp gene encoding elongation factor P, giving the protein MAKASDVKNGNVLRFNGELVTVEEFIHRTPGNLRAFYQARMRNVKTGKLVEYRFRTDEEVEIARVETNDYQYLYDDADFFVVMDNETYEQFNIPKLLFGGTARFLKEGMNVIVAFESDEPIMAQAPQNVELEITYTEPAVKGDTSTNALKKATVETGVEINVPLFINQGDKVKVDTRTGDYIERVK
- a CDS encoding ABC transporter ATP-binding protein, which translates into the protein MDKVDQAFNLYCDYLKITLQDIGRRYNREWIFRHVDYTFSFGNRYAILGPNGSGKSTLLKVLSGSLTPSEGTLAYHSVNSPIDVEDIYQHTGIAAPYVEMIEEFTLLELIDFHFKFKPYLEGFNMELVKERLGFGSQVFQKEIRHFSSGMKQRVKLVLACCANSQILFLDEPTSNLDKEGERWYLDLVEATSKDRLLIIGSNQEHEYAFCNAYLEIMDFK
- the lpxA gene encoding acyl-ACP--UDP-N-acetylglucosamine O-acyltransferase, which translates into the protein MIQPLSYIHPEAKIAQNVVIEPFSTIHKDVVIGEGSWIGSNVTIMNGARIGKNCRIFPGAVISGEPQDLKFEGEVTTAEIGDNTTIRECVTINRGTKDRFKTVIGKNCLIQAYSHIAHDCFIGDNCIFSNSSTLAGHITVGDYVVLAGMVAVHQFCKIGSHAFVTGGTLVRKDVPPYIKAAREPISYAGINSVGLRRRGYSNEQINEIQNIYRVLFVQHSNLGKALDIVEAEFEATELRDEILGFVRASNRGVVKGFGQGRSGI